In one Arachis duranensis cultivar V14167 chromosome 9, aradu.V14167.gnm2.J7QH, whole genome shotgun sequence genomic region, the following are encoded:
- the LOC107467467 gene encoding E3 ubiquitin ligase BIG BROTHER-related: MENDTAATNTNGSATATAKLAIAGGKSNSHSEEEDRSNFNNGVEEHMAEQVDEEEEEEAEAEEDSDGGEGGEGEQTGSASRQPSRTPFTNLSQVDADLALARTLQEQERAYMMLRMNNEGSDYGSWEAGSYLHDDGDDFDDLHDGTDLDEDDEDDDDDDDDEEDYENEDEDAFDVHAHDDAGEHDNPSIEFDPDVFSSDEAYARALQEAEEREMAARLLALAGINDREAGEAEDHGANSQDAWEDVDPDELSYEELLALGEVVGTESRGLSTDTLAGLPSIKFKTGSDQHGSNDSCVICRMDYEDDESLTVLSCKHLYHPECINNWLKINKVCPVCSTEVSASGSS, encoded by the exons ATGGAGAACGACACCGCCGCCACCAACACCAACGGCAGCGCCACCGCCACCGCCAAACTCGCAATTGCCGGTGGGAAATCAAACAGCCACAGCGAGGAAGAGGACCGCTCCAATTTCAACAACGGCGTGGAGGAGCACATGGCGGAGCAAgtggatgaagaagaagaggaagaagcagaagcagaagaagaCAGTGACGGTGGCGAAGGCGGTGAAGGGGAACAAACTGGATCTGCTTCTCGGCAACCTTCGAGAACCCCTTTCACCAATCTCAGCCAGGTCGATGCTGACCTTGCCCTTGCACGAACCCTTCAGGAACAG GAAAGGGCATACATGATGCTTAGAATGAATAATGAAGGAAGTGACTATGGAAGTTGGGAAGCTGGGAGTTATTTGCATGATGATGGAGATGATTTTGATGATCTGCATGATGGAACTGATCTGGATGAAGACGATGAGgacgacgatgatgatgatgatgacgaggAGGATTATgagaatgaagatgaagatgCATTTGATGTCCATGCTCATGATGATGCTGGAGAACATGATAATCCTAGCATTGAATTTGATCCAGATGTATTTTCAAGTGATGAAGCCTATGCAAGGGCATTACAAGAGGCTGAAGAGAGGGAAATGGCAGCTAGACTCCTGGCACTTGCTGGGATAAATGACC GCGAGGCTGGGGAAGCAGAGGATCATGGTGCTAATTCTCAG GATGCATGGGAAGATGTTGATCCAGATGAACTTTCATATGAG GAATTACTGGCATTGGGTGAAGTAGTTGGAACTGAGAGCAGAGGTCTTTCAACTGATACTCTTGCCGGTCTGCCATCAATCAAGTTCAAGACTGGGAGCGATCAACATGGAAGCAATGATTC GTGTGTCATCTGTCGGATGGACTATGAGGACGACGAGTCCTTGACAGTTCTTTCCTGCAAACATCTGTACCATCCTGAGTGCATCAATAATTGGTTGAAAATAAACAAG GTTTGCCCTGTTTGCAGTACTGAGGTATCTGCTTCCGGGAGCAGCTAG
- the LOC107467176 gene encoding putative pentatricopeptide repeat-containing protein At5g08310, mitochondrial, with amino-acid sequence MAVRILKPNPCALCHLLFSKRLRLSTSTTRSVSQAPTSSSFSSTHVDALISIFTKRPFTPDTPELTQIAPFLTSHLVESVLNRFHSWKLAHTFFNWASTQHGYRHTCYTYNAMASILSRSRQIPPLKSLLKDIVQSRCSFPPGALGFLVRCLGSAGLVDEANEVFDEMRLKGLCIPNDYCYNCLLEALSKSGSVDLMEKRLNEMRRFGWEFDKFTLTPVMQAYCNSRRFEEALSVYNTMQEKGWVDERVWTMLALSFSKWGEVDKAFELVERMEEQRMRMNEKTFCVLIHGFVKESRIDKALQLFDKMRKAGFTPDVSLYDVLIRGLCRNKESNKALSLISDMKELGILPDVGILTNLLSSFSDKTMVVRILEEIPEEEDDKTVVLIYNAVLNSYVGDGLMDEAYHLLQMMIRSKSGTDADTNNFIRVKRLVLPNITSFSIVIDGLLKNGQLDLALSLVHDMQQLACKPNISIYNNLINDLCNSNRLEESFELLSAMKESGIEPTHFTHNSIYGCLCKRKDVSGAINMLKEMRACGHEPWIKHSTCIVKELCDHGRAIEACNFLNSMIQEGFLPDIVSYSPAIGGLIKMQELDQALNLFRNLCSRGRCPDVVAYNIMISGLCKANRFAEAENLLDDIVLKGLSPSVVTYNSLIDFCCKNGSIDKAMAILSKMSGEGREPNIITYTTLVDGLCREDRPDDALLVWKEMEKKGCPPNRIAFMALIHGLCKCGRPTTALPRLREMEQREMKADSFIYIALMSAFLSDLNLISAFEIFKEMVDSESFPEPHDKNYSIAVDAINRFSNDHQTSSGIQVLREEGKIPTHGF; translated from the coding sequence atggCAGTGCGAATCCTCAAACCGAATCCCTGTGCTCTTTGTCATCTCTTATTCTCCAAAAGATTACGACTTTCAACTTCCACCACTCGTTCGGTTTCTCAAGCACccacttcatcttctttttcttctacgcaCGTCGATGCCCTGATCTCCATCTTCACCAAACGACCCTTCACTCCAGACACCCCTGAACTCACCCAAATCGCACCCTTCCTCACCTCTCACCTCGTCGAATCCGTCCTCAACCGCTTCCACAGCTGGAAGCTCGCTCACACATTCTTCAATTGGGCTTCAACCCAACATGGCTACCGCCACACTTGCTACACCTACAATGCCATggcttcaattttgtcccgTTCCCGCCAAATTCCTCCTTTGAAGTCTCTTCTGAAAGACATCGTCCAATCTCGTTGCTCTTTCCCCCCTGGGGCACTCGGTTTCTTGGTTCGGTGCCTGGGCAGTGCTGGGTTGGTTGATGAAGCAAACgaggtgtttgatgaaatgcgcCTGAAGGGTCTCTGCATTCCAAATGATTACTGTTACAATTGCTTGTTGGAGGCTTTGTCTAAGTCTGGTTCCGTTGATTTGATGGAGAAGAGGTTGAACGAAATGCGCAGATTTGGTTGGGAATTTGATAAGTTCACTTTGACCCCGGTCATGCAGGCCTATTGCAATTCTCGCAGGTTTGAAGAGGCATTGAGTGTTTATAACACAATGCAGGAGAAGGGTTGGGTTGATGAACGTGTTTGGACCATGCTGGCTTTGTCTTTCAGCAAGTGGGGTGAGGTGGATAAGGCGTTTGAGTTGGTGGAGAGAATGGAGGAGCAGAGAATGAGAATGAATGAGAAGACTTTCTGTGTTCTGATTCATGGGTTTGTGAAAGAGTCTCGGATTGATAAGGCCCTCCAGTTGTTTGATAAAATGAGGAAGGCTGGTTTCACTCCTGATGTTTCCTTGTATGATGTTCTGATTAGAGGACTGTGCAGGAATAAAGAGAGTAACAAAGCTTTGAGCTTGATTTCAGACATGAAGGAACTTGGCATCCTACCTGATGTTGGAATCCTCACGAACTTGCTGTCATCTTTTTCAGACAAGACTATGGTTGTGAGAATACTAGAAGAAATCCCGGAAGAGGAAGATGATAAAACTgttgttttgatttataatgCTGTTTTGAATAGTTATGTTGGTGATGGGTTGATGGATGAAGCTTATCACCTTCTTCAGATGATGATTCGAAGCAAATCTGGTACTGATGCTGATACAAATAATTTCATCAGAGTCAAGAGATTGGTTTTACCTAATATCACATCTTTCAGCATTGTTATTGATGGCCTGCTCAAAAATGGTCAGCTGGACCTTGCGCTGAGCCTCGTCCATGATATGCAACAATTAGCTTGCAAACCAAATATTTCAATCTATAACAATCTGATCAATGATCTATGCAATTCCAATAGATTGGAGGAAAGCTTTGAGCTTTTGTCAGCGATGAAAGAATCAGGAATTGAACCAACTCATTTCACTCACAACTCAATATATGGGTGCCTGTGTAAAAGGAAGGATGTTTCAGGAGCCATCAATATGCTGAAGGAGATGCGTGCTTGTGGGCATGAACCGTGGATAAAACATTCAACCTGTATTGTGAAAGAGCTATGTGATCATGGGAGGGCAATAGAAGCATGTAACTTCCTTAACAGCATGATTCAAGAAGGTTTCCTTCCTGATATAGTGTCCTATTCTCCAGCAATTGGTGGCTTGATCAAGATGCAGGAATTAGATCAAGCTCTGAATTTATTCAGGAATTTGTGTTCTCGTGGCCGCTGCCCTGATGTGGTTGCTTACAACATAATGATAAGTGGGCTTTGCAAAGCCAACAGATTCGCAGAGGCTGAAAATTTGTTGGATGACATTGTTTTGAAGGGTCTCTCCCCCTCAGTTGTTACATACAATTCGCTAATAGATTTTTGTTGCAAGAATGGTTCTATTGATAAGGCTATGGCGATTCTTTCCAAAATGTCTGGAGAAGGTAGGGAACCAAATATCATTACATACACAACTTTGGTAGATGGATTATGCAGAGAAGACAGGCCTGATGATGCTCTATTGGTTTGGAAAGAGATGGAAAAAAAGGGTTGTCCGCCGAATCGAATTGCTTTCATGGCACTCATTCATGGTCTTTGCAAATGCGGTAGGCCAACTACAGCCCTCCCTCGTTTGCGCGAAATGGAACAGAGAGAAATGAAAGCCGACTCATTCATCTATATTGCATTGATGAGTGCTTTCTTGTCTGATCTAAACTTGATTTCAGCATTTGAGATTTTCAAAGAGATGGTTGATTCAGAATCTTTTCCTGAACCCCATGATAAAAATTACAGTATTGCCGTAGATGCGATAAATAGATTTTCTAATGATCATCAAACATCCTCTGGTATCCAGGTTCTAAGGGAAGAGGGAAAAATCCCAACACATGGTTTTTGA